In Planctomycetota bacterium, a genomic segment contains:
- a CDS encoding DUF1080 domain-containing protein, whose protein sequence is MREKLCWMAILAFVLGFGLVAAAGDAPDDEGFVPIFNGKDLTGWDGDPTFWSARDGCIRGESTPEKPCKRNTFCIWRGNDAVKDGILRDFEMKVSFRIQNGNSGIQYRSQDRGNWVVTGYQAEVENAKGKVGFLYHEGGRGWLVNVGEKMVIHEDGKKEVVASLGDKMELTKDYKAKDWNHYRIVCRGNHIQHFLNGVQTIDLVDNQLNPVDVVKGRDERKGALSGIFALQIHSGGPMVVEFKDIKLKLLTPETK, encoded by the coding sequence ATGCGCGAGAAGCTGTGTTGGATGGCGATATTGGCTTTCGTTCTCGGCTTCGGCCTGGTGGCCGCGGCCGGCGACGCGCCCGACGACGAGGGCTTCGTGCCCATCTTCAACGGCAAAGACTTGACGGGCTGGGACGGCGACCCGACCTTCTGGTCGGCCAGGGACGGCTGCATCCGCGGCGAATCCACGCCCGAGAAGCCGTGCAAACGCAACACCTTCTGCATCTGGCGCGGCAACGACGCGGTGAAAGACGGCATCCTGAGGGACTTCGAGATGAAGGTGTCGTTCCGCATCCAGAACGGCAACTCGGGCATCCAGTACCGCAGCCAGGACCGTGGCAACTGGGTCGTCACCGGCTACCAGGCCGAGGTGGAGAACGCCAAGGGCAAGGTCGGCTTCCTCTACCACGAGGGCGGCCGCGGCTGGCTCGTGAACGTCGGCGAGAAGATGGTCATCCACGAGGATGGCAAGAAAGAAGTCGTGGCCTCGCTCGGCGACAAGATGGAGCTGACGAAAGACTACAAGGCGAAGGACTGGAATCACTACCGCATCGTGTGCCGCGGCAACCATATCCAGCACTTCCTCAACGGCGTGCAGACGATTGACCTGGTGGACAACCAGCTCAACCCGGTTGATGTGGTGAAAGGCCGCGACGAGAGGAAGGGCGCCCTCAGCGGCATTTTCGCCCTCCAAATCCACTCCGGCGGCCCCATGGTCGTCGAATTCAAAGACATCAAACTCAAACTCCTCACGCCCGAGACCAAGTGA
- the recO gene encoding DNA repair protein RecO, producing the protein MPLCKAEAIAIRLQDFSETSQIAWFYTREFGRISALAKGSKRERNNFEGRLDLLCHNEIVFARKSRTTLHILTECKLLDRFMGLRAGVDRLYAALYAAELVREMTPPEESQPPLFDLLLDTLRALSGGELVDAVLLRFEVHLLALAGYAPMLRACVACQATDLPRGSAAYSSALGGVLCRACKARDPKSVGVPRSALDTLERLAGGEATAAAAAQLSQGILVVLRKLMKATITHHLGEEPRLMRYV; encoded by the coding sequence GTGCCCCTCTGCAAGGCCGAGGCGATTGCGATTCGCCTCCAGGACTTCAGCGAGACGAGCCAGATCGCGTGGTTCTACACCCGCGAGTTCGGGCGCATTTCGGCCCTGGCCAAAGGCTCGAAACGCGAGCGCAACAACTTCGAGGGCCGCCTCGACCTGCTGTGCCACAACGAGATCGTCTTCGCCCGCAAGAGCCGCACCACGCTGCACATCCTCACCGAATGCAAACTGCTCGACCGCTTCATGGGCCTGCGAGCGGGGGTTGACCGCCTCTACGCGGCGCTGTATGCTGCCGAGCTGGTGCGCGAGATGACGCCGCCCGAGGAGAGCCAGCCGCCCCTTTTCGACCTGCTGCTGGACACGCTGCGGGCGCTGAGCGGCGGCGAGCTCGTGGACGCCGTGTTGCTGCGCTTCGAGGTGCATCTGCTCGCGCTCGCGGGCTACGCGCCGATGCTGCGCGCCTGCGTGGCGTGCCAGGCGACCGACTTGCCGAGGGGTTCGGCAGCCTACAGCTCTGCCCTCGGCGGCGTGCTGTGCCGGGCCTGCAAGGCGCGCGACCCGAAGAGCGTGGGCGTGCCCCGAAGCGCGCTCGACACCCTCGAGCGCCTGGCCGGCGGCGAGGCCACGGCCGCGGCGGCCGCCCAGCTCTCGCAGGGGATTCTCGTCGTGCTGCGCAAGTTGATGAAGGCCACGATCACCCACCACCTGGGCGAGGAACCGAGGTTGATGCGATATGTGTGA
- a CDS encoding Gfo/Idh/MocA family oxidoreductase, with protein sequence MSNVSRRAFLKGSLAFAGAGLIIGTRARPVLGANERINVGVAGINGRGGSHIGAFRGSKDAVVTYLIDVDKNTFGNHLRSFEAPLIKEIMKEKGMKEVEVPKEAAGDEKKKLEAERAKQLDEVRKLLDPAKLPTCVQDVRKALEDKNLDALSIATPNHWHSLMSIWAVQAGKDVYVEKPLSHNVFEGRKLVEAARKYQRIVQHGSQSRGNTGWAKATALARSGKLGKLLISYGWASKPRGAVKKVDPEPVPPNLDYNLWLGPAPERPFSRTFVHYNWHWFWDFGNGEIGNQGVHQMDLARWALPDEALTKPIKVLTMGGRFGWNDPCETPNAHLTVFDYGDYQLIYEACNLTGNGDEKKGIPRTAVVDNAFVTEQGEITPGGFTPKGGKKEPLPPIEVNMGAGGDSFENFLRAMRSRKHEDLVADVLQGHLSCVLCHLGNIAYRLGKPVPFAESRKVFAASPAAQAALEKMEWRMKYRDIKIDDSLTYTVGPVLTFDQKEEKFVGERADEANKLLTRDYRKPFVVPNEV encoded by the coding sequence ATGAGCAACGTGTCGCGTCGAGCTTTCCTGAAAGGCTCGCTGGCCTTCGCGGGCGCGGGGTTGATCATTGGCACCCGGGCGCGGCCCGTGCTGGGGGCCAACGAGCGGATCAACGTCGGCGTGGCCGGCATCAACGGGCGGGGCGGCTCGCACATCGGCGCCTTCCGCGGCTCTAAGGATGCCGTGGTCACCTATCTGATTGACGTGGACAAGAACACCTTCGGTAACCACCTGCGCTCCTTCGAGGCCCCTCTGATCAAAGAGATCATGAAGGAAAAAGGCATGAAGGAGGTCGAGGTGCCCAAGGAGGCCGCGGGCGACGAGAAGAAGAAGCTCGAGGCCGAACGCGCCAAGCAGCTCGACGAGGTGCGCAAGCTCCTTGACCCCGCCAAGCTGCCCACGTGCGTGCAGGACGTGCGCAAGGCGCTCGAGGACAAGAACCTGGACGCCCTCTCGATCGCCACGCCCAACCATTGGCATTCGCTGATGAGCATCTGGGCGGTGCAGGCGGGCAAGGACGTCTACGTCGAGAAGCCGCTGAGCCACAACGTCTTCGAGGGCCGCAAGCTGGTCGAGGCCGCGCGCAAGTACCAGCGCATCGTGCAGCACGGCTCGCAGAGTCGCGGCAACACGGGCTGGGCCAAGGCCACCGCCCTGGCCCGCTCGGGCAAGCTCGGCAAGCTGCTCATCTCGTACGGCTGGGCCTCCAAGCCCCGCGGCGCCGTGAAGAAGGTGGACCCCGAGCCCGTGCCCCCGAATCTCGACTACAACCTGTGGCTCGGCCCCGCGCCCGAGCGGCCCTTCTCGCGCACCTTCGTGCACTACAACTGGCACTGGTTCTGGGACTTCGGGAACGGCGAGATCGGCAACCAGGGCGTGCACCAGATGGACCTGGCTCGCTGGGCGCTGCCCGACGAGGCCCTCACCAAGCCGATCAAGGTGCTCACCATGGGCGGCCGCTTCGGCTGGAACGACCCGTGCGAGACGCCTAACGCGCACCTCACGGTGTTCGACTATGGCGACTACCAGCTCATCTACGAGGCCTGCAACCTCACCGGCAACGGCGACGAGAAGAAGGGGATTCCCCGGACCGCCGTGGTGGACAACGCCTTCGTGACCGAGCAGGGCGAGATCACCCCCGGCGGCTTCACGCCCAAGGGCGGCAAGAAGGAGCCGCTGCCACCCATCGAGGTGAACATGGGCGCCGGCGGCGACAGCTTCGAGAACTTCCTCCGCGCCATGCGCAGCCGCAAGCACGAGGACCTCGTGGCCGATGTGCTCCAGGGCCATCTCTCGTGCGTGCTGTGCCACCTGGGCAACATCGCCTACCGCCTCGGCAAGCCCGTGCCGTTCGCCGAGAGCCGTAAGGTCTTCGCCGCCAGCCCCGCCGCCCAGGCCGCCCTCGAGAAGATGGAGTGGCGGATGAAGTACCGCGACATCAAGATAGACGACTCGCTCACCTACACCGTCGGCCCCGTGCTCACGTTCGACCAGAAGGAAGAGAAGTTCGTCGGCGAGCGGGCCGACGAGGCGAACAAGCTGCTCACGCGCGACTATCGCAAGCCTTTCGTCGTGCCCAACGAGGTGTGA
- a CDS encoding PQQ-binding-like beta-propeller repeat protein, which produces MTSTRIMFGALAALVLASPTRAAAPRPDEWTRFRGPNGTGISPATGIPVKWADTDYKWKITLPGTGHSSPVLWGDKLFITCGDKETAQRIILCLKAGDGSTLWEKRYESAATVVNKDNSFASSTPAVDADHVYVTWTTREEINLLALDHSGKEVWRRNFGEFISEHGSGVSPVVVGELVILPNDQEGNSSLIAVDRKTGADRWTVLRTTTKAAYGTPCLYQPEGGPPELIFMCQSHGVTSVDPATGKVNWELKDAFPLRVVTSTVLADGLVVGSCGVGGIARRFVAVRPGSTKDGTPPKLVWEEKKGIPYVPTPIAKDGKLFLWTDNGVVRCLRAATGEMLGETRLQDLFYGSPVWVEGRLYCISRKGVVHIVSADEKLEPLAANPLGEGSHATPAIAGGVLYLRTFSHLFAIEGKK; this is translated from the coding sequence GTGACCTCCACGCGGATCATGTTCGGCGCCCTGGCGGCGCTCGTTCTCGCGTCACCCACTCGGGCCGCCGCGCCCAGGCCAGACGAGTGGACCCGCTTCCGCGGCCCCAACGGCACTGGCATCAGCCCTGCCACGGGCATCCCCGTCAAGTGGGCCGACACGGACTACAAGTGGAAAATCACCCTGCCGGGCACCGGCCACTCGTCGCCGGTGCTCTGGGGCGACAAGCTGTTCATCACCTGCGGCGACAAAGAGACCGCCCAGCGCATCATCCTGTGCCTCAAGGCCGGCGACGGCTCGACCCTGTGGGAGAAGCGCTACGAGTCGGCTGCCACAGTCGTCAACAAGGATAACAGCTTCGCCTCCTCCACGCCCGCGGTGGACGCCGACCACGTCTACGTCACCTGGACGACGCGCGAGGAGATCAACCTCCTGGCCCTCGACCACTCGGGCAAGGAGGTCTGGCGCCGCAACTTCGGCGAGTTCATCAGCGAGCACGGCAGCGGCGTTTCCCCCGTCGTCGTCGGCGAGCTCGTCATCCTGCCCAACGACCAGGAGGGCAACAGCAGCCTCATCGCCGTAGACCGCAAGACGGGCGCCGACCGCTGGACCGTGCTCCGCACGACCACCAAGGCCGCCTACGGCACCCCTTGCCTCTACCAGCCCGAGGGCGGGCCGCCCGAGCTCATCTTCATGTGCCAGAGCCACGGCGTCACCAGCGTGGACCCCGCCACGGGCAAGGTCAACTGGGAACTCAAGGATGCCTTCCCCCTTCGCGTAGTCACCTCGACCGTTCTGGCCGACGGCCTCGTGGTCGGCAGTTGCGGCGTCGGCGGCATCGCGCGGCGGTTCGTCGCCGTCCGGCCCGGCTCGACGAAGGACGGCACGCCGCCCAAGCTCGTGTGGGAGGAGAAGAAGGGCATCCCCTACGTGCCCACCCCCATCGCCAAGGACGGCAAGCTGTTCCTGTGGACCGACAACGGCGTAGTGCGGTGCCTGCGTGCCGCCACCGGCGAGATGCTTGGCGAGACGCGGTTGCAGGACCTCTTCTACGGCTCGCCGGTTTGGGTCGAGGGGCGGCTGTACTGCATTTCGCGCAAGGGCGTGGTCCACATCGTCAGTGCCGACGAGAAGCTCGAGCCACTGGCCGCCAACCCTCTGGGCGAGGGCAGCCACGCCACCCCCGCCATCGCCGGCGGCGTGCTCTACCTGCGCACGTTCAGCCATCTGTTCGCCATTGAGGGGAAGAAGTAA
- a CDS encoding tetratricopeptide repeat protein produces the protein MRSSRRTSVALAGLLAALAGCGPGAGADAKARARLETLWSQASPTPVGRYDAGRALYKKRQYAEAAFLFQRFLATYPRNPLEPAALYYLASSQYYAGNRAEAMAACRRIMKDYPQTDWAVFARQDLVALKAGPPEDQLREHWWHPWDWFRPNPPAVREFNVAREHFAARDFDRALAGFRSLAERHPDSALAPAAWYYAARCYEYGAQLDKARETFQHVVAKYPHTEWEWLAQDDLRRLKPE, from the coding sequence ATGCGGAGTTCCCGGCGGACGTCTGTGGCCCTTGCCGGCCTGCTCGCGGCCCTGGCCGGCTGCGGGCCGGGCGCGGGAGCTGATGCGAAGGCCCGCGCGCGCCTCGAGACCCTCTGGTCGCAGGCCAGCCCCACGCCCGTGGGGCGCTACGATGCAGGCCGCGCCCTCTACAAGAAGCGCCAATACGCCGAGGCCGCGTTCCTCTTCCAGCGCTTCCTCGCCACCTACCCGAGGAATCCGCTCGAGCCTGCCGCGCTCTACTACCTCGCCAGCTCGCAGTACTACGCGGGCAATCGCGCCGAGGCCATGGCCGCCTGCCGGCGCATCATGAAGGACTACCCGCAGACCGACTGGGCCGTGTTCGCCCGCCAGGACCTGGTGGCGCTGAAGGCCGGCCCGCCCGAGGACCAGCTCCGCGAGCACTGGTGGCACCCGTGGGACTGGTTCCGCCCCAATCCGCCAGCCGTGCGCGAGTTCAACGTGGCGCGCGAGCATTTCGCGGCCCGTGACTTCGATAGGGCGCTGGCAGGGTTCCGCTCCCTCGCCGAACGCCACCCCGACAGCGCGCTTGCCCCGGCCGCCTGGTACTATGCCGCCCGCTGCTACGAGTACGGCGCCCAGCTCGACAAGGCCCGCGAGACCTTCCAGCACGTTGTCGCCAAGTACCCCCACACCGAGTGGGAGTGGCTGGCGCAGGACGACCTCCGCCGCCTGAAGCCCGAATGA
- a CDS encoding ABC transporter substrate-binding protein produces MLAACAVLLAGCGAEKSAGPVKITYWEKWTKFEGQACADMVAAFNRKYQGRIEVERITISQIERKLLVAIAGGTPPDVAGSYAFCVAPYADRNALEPLSDRLQAAGMSRDDYVPVYWDLCEHRGRMWALPTTPATVALHWNKRLFRDAGLDPEKPPKTIAELDALAEKLTKRDADGNLTQVGFLPQEPGWWNWSWPFWFGGKLWNGRDTITANDPANVKAFEWIQSYSKKYGVDDIRRFASGFGNFSSPQNAFLSGKVAMEIQGVWMHNFIDMYAPGMEWGAAAFPSAVEGLDNVSTADADVIVIPKGSRHPEEAWEFIKFVNSQEGMEILCMGQRKFSPLKRVSPEFWQKHPHPYIKLFRDLAESPNVVSLGKTGVWREYHRELNNAFDKVRFLSAEPKDALAEVRERIQKSLDRERRRLLARGVIQE; encoded by the coding sequence GTGCTGGCCGCATGCGCGGTGCTTCTCGCCGGCTGCGGCGCCGAGAAGAGCGCCGGGCCAGTGAAGATCACCTACTGGGAGAAGTGGACGAAGTTCGAGGGCCAGGCCTGCGCCGACATGGTGGCCGCCTTCAACCGCAAGTATCAGGGACGCATCGAGGTCGAGCGCATCACCATCAGCCAGATCGAGCGCAAACTGCTCGTGGCCATCGCCGGCGGCACACCGCCCGATGTGGCGGGCTCCTACGCCTTCTGCGTGGCGCCCTATGCCGACCGCAACGCTCTCGAGCCGCTCAGCGACCGCCTCCAGGCCGCCGGCATGTCGCGCGACGATTACGTGCCCGTCTACTGGGACCTCTGCGAGCACCGCGGCCGCATGTGGGCGCTGCCCACCACCCCCGCCACCGTGGCGCTGCACTGGAACAAGCGCCTCTTCCGCGACGCCGGCCTCGACCCCGAGAAGCCCCCGAAGACCATCGCCGAGTTGGACGCGTTGGCCGAGAAACTCACGAAGCGCGACGCCGACGGCAATCTCACCCAGGTGGGCTTCCTGCCTCAGGAGCCCGGGTGGTGGAACTGGTCCTGGCCCTTCTGGTTCGGCGGCAAGCTGTGGAACGGCCGCGACACGATCACCGCCAACGACCCCGCGAACGTGAAGGCGTTCGAGTGGATCCAGAGCTACTCGAAGAAGTACGGCGTGGACGACATCCGCCGCTTCGCCAGCGGCTTCGGCAACTTCTCGTCGCCCCAGAACGCCTTCCTCTCGGGCAAGGTGGCGATGGAGATTCAGGGCGTGTGGATGCACAACTTTATCGACATGTACGCCCCGGGGATGGAATGGGGCGCCGCCGCCTTCCCCAGCGCGGTCGAGGGCCTCGACAACGTGAGCACGGCCGATGCCGACGTCATCGTTATCCCCAAAGGCTCGCGCCACCCCGAAGAGGCCTGGGAGTTCATCAAGTTCGTCAACTCCCAGGAGGGCATGGAGATCCTGTGCATGGGCCAGCGCAAGTTCTCGCCGCTCAAGAGGGTCAGCCCCGAGTTCTGGCAGAAGCACCCGCATCCCTATATCAAACTCTTCCGCGACCTGGCCGAGAGCCCCAATGTCGTCTCGCTCGGCAAGACCGGCGTCTGGCGCGAATACCACCGCGAGCTGAACAACGCGTTCGACAAGGTGCGCTTCCTCAGCGCCGAGCCGAAGGATGCCCTTGCCGAAGTGCGCGAACGCATCCAGAAGAGCCTCGACCGCGAACGCCGCCGTCTCCTGGCACGCGGAGTGATCCAGGAGTAA
- a CDS encoding right-handed parallel beta-helix repeat-containing protein codes for MNRQWTALCLGGGVLLLLGCFGGKTMPKPTRPGECVLFVATDGNDAWDGSQARPFASLERARDELRKRKADQRLPAGATVFVRGGMHFLSRTFTLGLEDSGTAEAPIVYRAYPSERPALIGGKPITGFTPHRGSILKADVNAQGFKGIAFRQLFFNGKRQPLARYPNYDPDNPYGGGWAYADGTFIPMYKDVPGESRRTLHYKEADARAWANPQEGEVFVFPRYNWWNNIVRIASIDREKRLITLAGDCSYPIRPGDRYYVQGLLEELDASGEWYLDAKAGMLYFWPPEPLAGRPVYAPTLRTIIEIGKGAAHIAFQGFTIECCEGTAVVLKDASDCLIAGNTIRNVGDYGGSGVSVSGGARNGVVGNDLYEIGRDAISIGGGDCITLTPAENYADNNYIHHVGVYYKQGVGVSLHGCGNRASHNLIHDGPRWGIGFSGNNLVIEFNHIRHVNLETADTGAVYTGGRDWISSRGTVIRYNFFHDLIGFGMENGKWVSPHYCWGVYLDDNAGGVDVVGNIVARCIRGLVHLHNGRDNLIENNILVDATLQQVEYNGWTDKHSYWTSHLPSMVKGYESVANQPAWKAMRNMGLHPKDAVLPDGKIMTGNVFRRNIVAYRGEKSRLYRLNANVPLDRNEFDYNLIWHYGLPIFVGQPAKDKPGADEWAAWQALGKDTHSLVADPLFVAPEKDDYRLRPESPAFKLGFQPIPVGKIGPYKSPLRASWPIVEAEGAREKPTRLEHGQQ; via the coding sequence ATGAACCGGCAATGGACAGCTCTGTGTCTCGGCGGCGGCGTGCTGCTTCTCCTCGGCTGTTTCGGAGGCAAGACCATGCCCAAACCGACGCGGCCCGGCGAATGCGTGCTGTTCGTGGCCACCGATGGCAACGATGCGTGGGACGGCTCCCAGGCCAGGCCCTTCGCCTCGCTGGAGCGCGCCCGCGACGAGTTGCGCAAGCGGAAGGCCGATCAGCGCCTGCCTGCCGGCGCCACGGTGTTCGTGCGCGGCGGCATGCACTTCCTGTCGCGGACCTTCACGCTCGGCCTCGAGGACTCCGGCACGGCCGAGGCGCCCATCGTGTACCGCGCGTACCCCAGCGAGCGGCCCGCCCTCATCGGCGGCAAGCCCATCACGGGCTTCACCCCGCACCGGGGCAGCATTCTGAAAGCCGATGTGAATGCCCAGGGCTTCAAGGGCATCGCCTTCCGCCAGCTCTTCTTCAATGGCAAACGCCAGCCCCTCGCCCGCTACCCCAATTACGACCCCGACAACCCGTACGGCGGCGGCTGGGCCTACGCCGACGGCACGTTCATCCCCATGTACAAGGACGTGCCCGGCGAGAGCCGCCGCACGCTCCACTACAAGGAGGCCGACGCCCGCGCGTGGGCGAACCCCCAGGAGGGCGAAGTCTTCGTCTTCCCCCGCTACAACTGGTGGAACAACATCGTCCGCATCGCCTCGATTGACCGCGAGAAACGTCTCATCACCCTCGCGGGCGACTGCTCGTATCCCATCCGCCCCGGCGACCGCTATTACGTGCAGGGCCTTCTCGAGGAACTCGATGCGTCGGGCGAGTGGTATCTCGACGCCAAGGCGGGCATGCTCTACTTCTGGCCGCCCGAGCCCCTGGCGGGCCGGCCCGTCTACGCGCCCACGCTGCGCACCATCATTGAGATCGGCAAGGGCGCCGCGCACATTGCATTCCAGGGCTTCACCATCGAGTGCTGCGAGGGCACCGCCGTCGTGCTCAAGGACGCCTCCGATTGCCTGATCGCAGGCAACACGATCCGCAACGTGGGCGACTATGGCGGCAGCGGCGTGAGCGTGAGCGGCGGGGCGCGCAACGGCGTCGTCGGTAATGACCTCTACGAGATCGGCCGCGACGCCATCTCGATCGGCGGCGGCGACTGCATCACGCTCACCCCCGCCGAGAACTACGCCGACAACAACTACATCCACCACGTGGGCGTCTACTACAAACAGGGCGTCGGCGTGTCGCTCCACGGCTGCGGCAACCGCGCGTCGCACAACCTCATCCACGACGGCCCCCGCTGGGGCATCGGCTTCAGCGGCAACAACCTCGTCATCGAGTTCAACCACATCCGCCACGTGAACCTCGAAACCGCCGACACCGGCGCCGTCTACACCGGCGGACGCGACTGGATCTCGTCCCGCGGCACGGTCATCCGCTACAACTTCTTCCACGACCTCATCGGCTTCGGCATGGAGAACGGCAAGTGGGTCTCGCCTCACTACTGCTGGGGCGTGTACCTCGACGACAATGCGGGCGGCGTAGACGTGGTCGGCAACATCGTCGCGCGCTGCATTCGCGGGCTCGTGCACCTGCACAACGGCCGCGACAACCTCATCGAGAACAATATCCTGGTTGACGCCACCCTCCAGCAGGTGGAGTACAACGGCTGGACCGACAAGCATTCGTACTGGACGAGCCACCTGCCCTCGATGGTCAAGGGCTACGAGTCGGTCGCCAACCAGCCCGCCTGGAAAGCGATGCGGAACATGGGGCTTCACCCCAAGGACGCCGTGCTGCCCGACGGCAAGATCATGACGGGCAACGTCTTCCGCCGGAACATCGTGGCCTATCGCGGCGAGAAGTCGCGCCTCTACCGCCTGAACGCCAACGTGCCGCTCGACCGCAACGAGTTCGACTACAACCTCATATGGCACTACGGCCTGCCGATCTTCGTCGGCCAGCCCGCGAAGGACAAGCCCGGCGCCGACGAATGGGCTGCCTGGCAGGCCCTGGGCAAGGATACCCATTCCCTCGTCGCCGACCCGCTCTTCGTCGCGCCCGAGAAGGACGACTATCGCCTGCGGCCCGAATCGCCCGCGTTCAAGCTGGGGTTTCAGCCGATCCCCGTCGGGAAGATCGGCCCCTACAAATCGCCCTTGCGTGCCTCGTGGCCCATCGTCGAGGCCGAGGGCGCGCGCGAGAAGCCCACCCGCCTCGAACACGGGCAGCAATAG
- the dacB gene encoding D-alanyl-D-alanine carboxypeptidase/D-alanyl-D-alanine-endopeptidase, producing the protein MPLFPLRVLIPASLLFLAATCAAAPAATKAVASPPKPQGLNRKQLADELTKLADAPALRRARVSVAVMDLSNGDWLFDSNGGQPLIVASNNKLATTAAALELLGPDFEFRTTVSACGKVLANGVLEGDLLLVGRGDPSLSGRFHQGKTTAVLAEWADAVAKAGIKSVRGGIVADESYFDRQHLHPGWPPNQFQAWYCAPVSALTFNDNCVFVTVRPGTKPGDTAIASTDPPTSYVDLVTTCRTTKARLGGNQVLVSRRKGENRLTISGEIRAQGAPLQMWITIHEPALYTGTVFAEVLEAKGIRVGGPVRLLTPPERIEPAKTSELITTTSLLRDAVTVANRNSQNLYAELILKTLGREKAGQGTWVAGAGVVEKFLRDAGVTGAISYFDGSGLARTNRFSARQLVQLLCYANGRRWGALYLHSLAEPGEGTLSRRLDSLKGHLFAKTGYIAGVSALSGYLDTRGGRLLAFSILVNEFRSSLADVRDAQDAICLKLAEYSGGE; encoded by the coding sequence TTGCCGCTCTTTCCGCTCCGCGTGCTCATCCCGGCCTCCCTGCTGTTCCTCGCCGCGACCTGTGCTGCTGCCCCTGCGGCCACGAAGGCCGTCGCGTCCCCCCCGAAGCCCCAGGGCCTCAACCGCAAGCAGCTCGCCGATGAATTGACCAAGCTCGCCGACGCGCCCGCTCTGCGGCGCGCGCGGGTTAGCGTGGCCGTGATGGACCTTTCGAACGGCGACTGGCTTTTCGACAGCAACGGGGGCCAGCCGCTCATCGTCGCGTCGAACAACAAGTTGGCGACCACGGCCGCCGCCCTCGAGCTGCTGGGGCCCGACTTCGAGTTCCGCACCACCGTATCCGCGTGCGGCAAGGTGCTCGCCAACGGTGTGCTCGAAGGCGACCTGCTGCTGGTGGGCCGCGGCGACCCGAGCCTCTCGGGCCGCTTCCACCAGGGCAAGACCACGGCCGTGCTCGCCGAGTGGGCCGACGCCGTGGCCAAGGCCGGCATCAAGAGCGTGCGCGGCGGCATCGTGGCCGACGAGAGCTACTTCGACCGCCAGCACCTCCACCCCGGCTGGCCGCCTAACCAGTTCCAGGCCTGGTACTGCGCGCCCGTGAGCGCGCTGACCTTCAACGACAACTGCGTTTTCGTCACGGTGCGGCCCGGTACCAAGCCGGGCGACACGGCCATTGCCTCGACCGACCCCCCCACCTCGTATGTGGACCTCGTGACCACGTGCCGCACGACCAAGGCACGGCTCGGCGGCAATCAGGTGCTCGTGAGCCGCCGCAAGGGCGAGAACCGCCTCACCATTTCCGGCGAGATCCGAGCCCAGGGCGCGCCCCTCCAGATGTGGATCACCATCCACGAGCCCGCCCTCTACACCGGCACCGTCTTCGCCGAGGTGCTCGAGGCCAAGGGCATCCGCGTCGGAGGCCCCGTCCGCCTCCTCACCCCGCCCGAGCGCATCGAACCGGCCAAGACGAGCGAGTTGATCACGACCACATCGCTCCTCAGGGACGCGGTGACCGTGGCCAACCGCAACAGCCAGAACCTCTACGCCGAGCTGATCCTGAAGACCCTCGGCCGCGAGAAGGCCGGCCAGGGCACGTGGGTGGCCGGCGCAGGCGTCGTCGAGAAGTTCCTGCGCGACGCGGGCGTGACCGGCGCGATCAGCTATTTCGACGGCTCGGGCCTCGCGCGCACCAACCGCTTCAGCGCGCGGCAACTGGTCCAACTCCTCTGCTACGCAAACGGCCGCCGATGGGGCGCCCTCTACCTGCACTCGCTCGCCGAGCCCGGCGAGGGCACGCTCTCGCGGCGACTCGACAGTCTGAAGGGCCACTTGTTCGCCAAGACCGGTTACATCGCCGGCGTCTCAGCCCTTTCGGGCTACCTGGATACGCGCGGGGGGCGGCTGTTGGCCTTCTCGATTCTTGTCAACGAGTTCCGCTCGAGCCTGGCCGACGTGCGCGATGCGCAGGACGCCATCTGCCTCAAGCTCGCGGAGTACTCCGGCGGGGAGTGA